From one Parambassis ranga chromosome 5, fParRan2.1, whole genome shotgun sequence genomic stretch:
- the aadacl4 gene encoding arylacetamide deacetylase-like 4, with the protein MDIGWAILIIGFAALVAAFLLLVIGLVYSELMNSDIPRGVANSGKLHMVHGLFVGMAIVGRILHRLGICHQVSFIRWFVAGFLTHRKQVPAGLRVKDMKFSEVPVRVYEPTTVCDGLRRGLVYFHGGGWVLGSIDSVDEVCRHIAKQSDITVISVGYRLAPEHRYPAQLDDCEAATCHFLSVAETEFSVDSRRVAVGGDGTGANLAAALCQRLARREDGHLPSPCAQLLIYPALQMADFNLPSYQQNHAVPILFRGRMAFYFLQYLSGDMSVCQEVLEGNHVPTELRPFYNKWLSPSNLPPECLTRGSWEHRAAEYDAEVYHAIKAGLEPEVSPLLADDAVIQKTPPTFLLTCEYDVLRDDGILYRKRLLDSGTDVTWEHVTDGFHGMVNFYKQGWLSFPSAGRVVDAAVEYIKTL; encoded by the exons ATGGACATCGGCTGGGCAATTTTAATAATTGGCTTTGCTGCTCTTGTTGCAGCCTTCCTCCTTCTGGTAATTGGACTTGTGTACTCTGAGCTGATGAATTCAGACATTCCTCGTGGGGTTGCAAATAGTGGGAAGCTGCACATGGTTCATGGCTTGTTTGTTGGCATGGCAATCGTG GGTCGGATCCTACACCGCCTGGGTATTTGTCATCAGGTCAGCTTCATTCGATGGTTCGTGGCTGGTTTTCTGACTCACAGGAAACAGGTTCCCGCAGGTCTGCGAGTGAAGGACATGAAGTTTTCTGAGGTGCCGGTGCGAGTTTACGAACCTACCACTGTGTGCGATGGCCTGAGAAGAGGCCTTGTGTATTTCCATGGAGGAGGATGGGTACTGGGCAGTATAG ATTCTGTTGATGAAGTCTGCCGGCACATCGCCAAGCAATCTGACATTACGGTGATTTCTGTCGG ATACCGATTAGCCCCTGAGCACAGGTACCCTGCCCAGCTGGATGACTGTGAGGCTGCGacatgtcacttcctgtctgtggctGAGACGGAGTTCAGCGTGGACTCTCGCAGAGTGGCAGTCGGAGGGGACGGCACCGGGGCTAACCTGGCAGCCGCGCTGTGCCAAAGGCTGGCTAGGAGAGAGGACGGACATCTGCCGTCCCCCTGCGCTCAGCTCCTTATCTACCCGGCCCTGCAGATGGCAGATTTCAACCTGCCCTCATACCAGCAGAATCATGCCGTGCCCATATTGTTTCGTGGCCGCATGGCATTCTACTTCCTGCAGTACCTCAGTggagacatgtctgtgtgccaAGAAGTGCTGGAAGGGAACCACGTCCCCACTGAGCTCAGGCCGTTCTACAATAAGTGGCTCTCCCCCTCTAACTTACCTCCTGAGTGCCTCACCCGTGGTTCCTGggagcacagagctgcagaataTGACGCAGAGGTGTATCATGCAATCAAAGCTGGTCTGGAACCTGAGGTTTCACCTTTACTGGCAGACGATGCAGTCATCCAGAAAACCCCTCCCACCTTCCTCCTCACCTGTGAGTACGATGTCCTGAGAGATGATGGGATTCTATACAGGAAACGCCTGCTGGACTCGGGGACTGACGTCACCTGGGAACATGTGACGGACGGCTTTCATGGAATGGTTAACTTTTATAAGCAGGGCTGGCTCAGCTTTCCCTCAGCAGGGCGGGTCGTTGATGCTGCTGTGGAGTATATAAAAACACTGTGA
- the dhrs3b gene encoding short-chain dehydrogenase/reductase 3b, which translates to MELKSACRMFLFPVQMLYYIVRASLCSLLPSRRKDLTREVVLITGGGRGIGRHLAKEFAKQGARKVILWGRTEKCLKETAEEISLSGTECHYFLCDVANREEVYKQAKVVREKVGDVTILVNNAAVVHGKSLMDSDDDALLKSQHINTMGQFWTTKAFLPRMLELQHGHVVCINSILSQSPIPGAIDYCTSKASSLAFMESLTLGLLDCPGVSCTTVLPFHTNTEMFQGMRVRFPQLFPPLKPEVVAQRTVDAVRADKAFLYLPWTMHALVILNSFMPQVALEEIHKFSGTYTCMNTFKGRT; encoded by the exons ATGGAGCTGAAGAGCGCGTGTCGTATGTTTCTTTTCCCCGTTCAAATGCTCTATTATATAGTCAGAGCAAGTTTGTGTTCGCTGCTGCCAAGCAGGAGGAAGGACCTGACCAGGGAGGTGGTGTTGATCACGGGTGGAGGACGAGGCATCGGGCGACACCTGGCCAAAGAGTTCGCCAAGCAGGGGGCCAGAAAG GTGATCCTGTGGGGCAGAACAGAGAAGTGTCTGAAAGAGACAGCCGAGGAGATCTCCCTCTCTGGGACAGAGTGCCATTACTTTCTGTGCGACGTGGCCAACCGGGAGGAAGTTTACAAGCAAGCCAAGGTGGTTAGAGAAAAG GTGGGAGATGTTACGATATTAGTGAACAACGCGGCTGTAGTCCACGGTAAAAGTCTGATGGACAGCGACGACGACGCTCTTCTGAAATCCCAGCATATCAACACGATGGGACAGTTCTGG ACGACAAAAGCCTTCCTGCCTCGgatgctggagctgcagcacgGCCACGTAGTATGCATCAACTCCATCCTGTCCCAGTCTCCAATCCCTGGAGCCATAGACTACTGCACTTCCAAGGCCTCATCGCTGGCCTTCATGGAGAGCCTGACCCTGGGTCTGCTGGACTGTCCTGGCGTCAGCTGCACCACAGTGCTCCCCTTCCACACCAATACAGAGATGTTCCAGGGCATGAGAGTCAG GTTTCCTCAGCTCTTTCCGCCTCTCAAACCCGAGGTTGTCGCTCAGAGAACAGTTGACGCAGTCAGAGCTGACAAGGCCTTCCTCTACCTGCCCTGGACGATGCACGCTCTTGTCATTCTTAACAG CTTCATGCCACAAGTTGCACTTGAGGAAATCCACAAGTTTTCTGGGACATATACCTGCATGAACACATTCAAAGGGAGGACATGA